In Desulfuromonas sp. KJ2020, a single window of DNA contains:
- a CDS encoding sigma-54 dependent transcriptional regulator, with protein MSDKIRILVVDDDPLTCRILERMLNENYRVSTYTNSEDGLRHLRSQGTDLLLTDLKMPGLNGFELMAKAHEINPAIIVFIITGFSSLDNAVAAVKKGAYDYIAKPFEPDDVQMRIARALKERALENQVDRLRQERQRGQEQGTPLTRNARMEELLELARRVAMTDSNVLIQGETGVGKEVLARFIHRHSPRVEEAFVPVNCGALAEGVLESELFGHEKGAFTGATARRSGYFELADKGTLLLDEIGTTNANFQVKLLRVLQERLVHPVGSSRPVPVDVRLIAATNIDLAEAARSDLFRSDLYYRLSVVTLHIPPLRERGEDIPLLAGHFLEKYRHINPRVRDISPEGLARLQGYVFPGNVRELENIIERALILTRDDTLGPDTLLLGGMAPVPSQTGEGKPLAMEEAERNHILQVLAQCGGRKGEAAEALGINKSTLWRKMKRFGLD; from the coding sequence ATGAGTGACAAAATCCGCATTCTGGTCGTCGATGACGACCCGCTGACCTGTCGCATTCTGGAACGCATGCTGAACGAAAACTACCGGGTCAGCACTTATACCAACAGTGAAGATGGCCTGCGCCATCTCCGCAGTCAGGGAACCGACCTGCTCCTTACGGACCTCAAGATGCCTGGACTCAACGGCTTTGAGCTGATGGCCAAAGCCCATGAAATCAACCCGGCCATCATCGTCTTTATCATCACCGGCTTTTCCTCCCTCGACAACGCCGTCGCCGCTGTCAAAAAGGGAGCCTACGACTATATCGCCAAACCCTTCGAGCCCGATGACGTGCAGATGCGCATCGCGCGCGCCCTCAAGGAGCGGGCGTTGGAAAACCAGGTCGATCGCCTGCGGCAGGAACGGCAGCGCGGACAGGAACAGGGTACCCCCCTGACCCGCAACGCCCGCATGGAAGAGCTGCTGGAGCTGGCGCGCCGGGTGGCGATGACGGACAGCAACGTCCTCATTCAGGGAGAGACGGGGGTTGGCAAGGAGGTGCTGGCTCGCTTTATCCACCGGCACAGCCCGCGGGTCGAAGAGGCCTTCGTCCCCGTGAATTGCGGCGCCCTGGCCGAAGGGGTGCTCGAAAGCGAACTCTTCGGTCACGAAAAAGGGGCCTTTACCGGCGCCACGGCCCGGCGTAGCGGCTATTTCGAGCTGGCCGACAAGGGCACCCTGCTGCTGGACGAGATCGGCACCACCAACGCCAACTTCCAGGTCAAGCTGCTGCGCGTTCTGCAGGAGCGCCTCGTTCATCCCGTCGGCAGCAGTCGCCCCGTCCCCGTCGATGTGCGCCTCATTGCCGCTACCAACATCGATCTGGCCGAAGCCGCCCGCAGCGACCTCTTCCGCAGCGACCTCTACTACCGACTCAGCGTTGTGACCCTGCATATCCCCCCCTTGCGGGAACGAGGCGAGGATATCCCTCTGCTGGCCGGCCATTTCCTCGAAAAGTACCGCCACATCAATCCCCGCGTCAGGGACATCAGTCCCGAGGGGCTGGCCCGTCTGCAGGGATACGTCTTTCCCGGCAATGTGCGCGAACTGGAGAATATCATCGAGCGGGCCCTGATTCTGACCCGGGACGACACTCTCGGCCCGGACACCCTCCTTTTGGGCGGCATGGCGCCCGTCCCGTCCCAGACCGGCGAGGGCAAACCGCTAGCCATGGAAGAAGCCGAGAGGAACCACATCCTGCAGGTGCTGGCCCAGTGCGGTGGCCGAAAAGGGGAAGCCGCCGAAGCGCTCGGCATCAACAAAAGCACCCTGTGGCGCAAAATGAAACGATTCGGCCTCGATTGA
- a CDS encoding molybdopterin-dependent oxidoreductase has protein sequence MKQSRRKFLKITGLATAAGAAVGYSDTLTAAARLSRRGNPAPDAIYGNAPAPEARIDADGQVKPNADFTVASTVCIGCTTQCGVRVKVDNKSGTVVRAAGNPYHPLSSDPWLPYETPLRDSLRWTSNYGESGLENRSTACARGNVVFDKIHDKFRVLTPLKRAGKRGEDKWIPISPEQLIEEVVGGGDLFGEGHVDGLAAIRDLETPIDPANPEYGTVANQLGILGTTDEGRKDFMVFRFLQAFGSKNFSGHSSICGLSMRAGNAAFLSDFNKYPHLKPDFEHCEYLINFGTSPGQAGNPFKRQGKLLARARSEGNLHYVTVTPMLTNSDSIAAGERSRWLPIRPGGDLALAMGMIRWIIDNNRHNSAYLSVPSKASMERVGEPSFTNASHLVVVAPGHPLEGRMLKASDEAEKEDVLVIDGIDGQLKTADQVDAARLEVDETIVYQGEQLAVKSSFTLLKESAFRFTLDEYARESGIPAEEIAELAHEFTSHGRKVAVDCHGNTMHTTGFYTTWAILSLSALVGSLNYQGGMSAGGGKFKDMKGAAYDLTAYPGKPKQPGIRIDRTRIAYEKTSEFKRNQASGQPYPAKDQWYPFTNAIETGLITGSINRYPYPLKALISWNANFVYGESGGENTLVEALKDPKASIPLIIAIDPFINESSRLADYIVPDSVLYETWGELNPWGAWLTKTNAVRYPVVAPRQVAFANGEPVCMDSFVIEVGKKLGLPGFGPKAIKAADGSLHPLERPEDFYLRLFENVALDGKPVPDADDEEIRLAGLQDYVPRLRRVSPQNWRKIAYVMARGGRFEGKEGAYKGAHLAKKYGGMISVYNEIVGTSRSALTAEKYSGVPTFYAARLVKGEPLAKRYPRAEYPLTAFSFKSNVVSTPNTASSRLRDLRYTSTIDIAARTAESLGFAHGDVVELTSPGGRIEGLLRVREGMHPEAIGVEHGFGRSGEGAITVQIGQETLEGLRFRKSGACINLLGFADPDRPGQIALSDFAVGSNSRQVIPVRIRKLSA, from the coding sequence ATGAAACAGAGCCGACGGAAATTCCTCAAGATCACGGGGCTGGCCACGGCGGCCGGCGCCGCTGTAGGTTATAGCGACACCCTGACGGCCGCGGCGCGCCTGAGCCGGCGGGGCAACCCGGCACCCGACGCCATCTACGGCAATGCCCCCGCGCCCGAGGCCCGCATCGACGCAGATGGCCAGGTGAAGCCCAATGCCGATTTTACCGTGGCCAGTACCGTGTGTATCGGTTGCACGACCCAGTGCGGCGTGCGGGTCAAGGTGGACAACAAGAGCGGCACGGTGGTGCGGGCGGCCGGCAATCCCTATCATCCTCTGTCCAGCGATCCCTGGCTCCCCTATGAGACCCCTCTGCGCGACAGCCTGCGCTGGACCTCGAACTACGGCGAAAGCGGCCTGGAGAACCGCTCGACGGCCTGCGCCCGCGGCAACGTCGTCTTCGACAAGATTCACGACAAATTCCGGGTCCTCACCCCGCTGAAGCGGGCGGGCAAGCGCGGCGAGGACAAATGGATCCCCATCTCGCCCGAGCAGCTCATCGAGGAGGTGGTCGGTGGCGGCGACCTCTTTGGCGAAGGGCATGTAGACGGTCTGGCGGCCATCCGTGATCTGGAGACGCCCATCGATCCGGCCAATCCCGAATACGGCACCGTCGCCAACCAGTTGGGCATTCTGGGGACCACCGACGAAGGGCGTAAGGATTTCATGGTCTTTCGCTTTTTGCAGGCCTTTGGCAGCAAAAATTTCTCGGGCCACTCTTCCATTTGCGGCCTCTCCATGCGGGCCGGCAACGCCGCCTTTTTGAGCGACTTCAATAAATATCCTCATCTCAAGCCGGATTTTGAGCACTGCGAGTATCTCATCAACTTCGGCACCTCGCCCGGGCAGGCGGGCAATCCCTTCAAGCGCCAGGGTAAGCTGCTGGCCCGGGCCCGCAGCGAAGGTAACTTGCATTACGTTACCGTGACCCCCATGCTCACCAACAGCGACAGCATCGCCGCCGGTGAGCGCTCCCGCTGGCTGCCTATTCGTCCGGGCGGCGACCTTGCCCTGGCCATGGGGATGATCCGCTGGATTATCGACAACAACCGGCACAACAGCGCCTATCTCAGTGTGCCAAGCAAGGCCTCGATGGAGCGGGTGGGCGAGCCGAGCTTCACCAATGCCAGCCATCTGGTTGTGGTCGCCCCGGGCCATCCCCTCGAAGGACGTATGCTCAAGGCCTCCGATGAGGCCGAGAAGGAGGACGTTCTGGTCATAGACGGCATTGATGGTCAACTCAAGACGGCGGACCAAGTCGATGCGGCCCGCCTGGAGGTGGATGAGACGATCGTCTATCAGGGCGAGCAGCTGGCGGTGAAGTCGTCCTTTACCCTGCTCAAGGAATCGGCCTTCCGCTTTACGCTGGATGAGTACGCCAGGGAGTCGGGTATCCCGGCCGAGGAGATTGCCGAGCTGGCCCATGAGTTTACCAGCCACGGCCGCAAAGTCGCCGTTGACTGCCATGGCAACACCATGCACACGACCGGTTTCTACACCACCTGGGCCATCTTGTCCCTGTCGGCCCTGGTGGGGAGCCTCAACTACCAGGGGGGGATGAGTGCCGGCGGCGGCAAGTTCAAGGATATGAAGGGCGCCGCTTACGATCTCACGGCTTATCCCGGTAAACCCAAGCAACCCGGCATCCGTATCGACCGTACCCGCATCGCCTATGAAAAGACCAGTGAGTTCAAGCGCAATCAGGCCTCTGGCCAGCCCTATCCGGCCAAGGATCAGTGGTATCCGTTTACCAACGCCATTGAGACGGGGCTGATCACCGGCTCGATCAATCGTTATCCCTATCCGCTCAAGGCGCTGATCAGCTGGAACGCCAACTTCGTCTATGGTGAATCGGGCGGGGAGAACACGTTAGTTGAGGCCCTCAAAGATCCCAAGGCCTCCATCCCCCTGATTATCGCTATCGACCCCTTTATCAACGAATCTTCCCGACTGGCCGATTACATCGTCCCCGACAGCGTGCTCTACGAAACCTGGGGCGAACTCAACCCCTGGGGGGCCTGGCTGACCAAGACCAATGCCGTGCGTTACCCCGTGGTGGCGCCGCGCCAGGTGGCTTTCGCCAACGGTGAACCGGTGTGCATGGACAGTTTCGTCATCGAAGTGGGCAAGAAACTTGGTCTCCCCGGGTTCGGACCCAAGGCCATCAAGGCCGCCGACGGCAGCCTGCACCCGCTGGAGCGCCCCGAAGACTTCTATCTGCGTCTCTTCGAGAATGTCGCCCTGGACGGCAAGCCGGTCCCCGATGCCGATGATGAAGAGATCCGCCTGGCTGGCCTGCAGGACTATGTGCCGCGTCTGCGCCGGGTCAGCCCGCAGAACTGGCGCAAGATCGCCTATGTGATGGCCCGCGGCGGCCGCTTCGAAGGAAAGGAAGGGGCCTACAAGGGGGCCCATCTGGCCAAGAAGTATGGGGGAATGATCAGCGTCTACAACGAGATCGTCGGCACCAGCCGCAGCGCCCTGACGGCGGAGAAATACAGCGGCGTTCCCACCTTTTACGCCGCGCGACTGGTCAAAGGCGAGCCTCTGGCCAAACGCTATCCCCGGGCGGAATATCCGCTGACGGCCTTCAGTTTCAAGTCCAACGTGGTCTCCACCCCCAATACGGCCTCGTCTCGCCTGCGGGACCTGCGCTACACCAGTACCATCGATATCGCCGCCCGCACGGCCGAAAGCCTGGGGTTTGCCCATGGCGATGTCGTCGAGCTGACCTCTCCCGGCGGGCGTATCGAGGGGCTTTTGCGGGTGCGTGAAGGGATGCATCCGGAGGCCATCGGCGTCGAACACGGCTTCGGCCGCAGCGGCGAAGGGGCGATAACCGTGCAGATCGGCCAGGAGACTCTGGAAGGATTGCGCTTCCGCAAGAGCGGCGCCTGTATCAACCTGCTGGGCTTTGCCGATCCCGATCGGCCTGGACAGATTGCCCTGTCCGACTTTGCCGTCGGTTCCAACTCACGTCAGGTGATTCCGGTGCGCATTCGCAAGCTGTCGGCCTGA
- the nrfD gene encoding NrfD/PsrC family molybdoenzyme membrane anchor subunit gives MDMMQTVNTLASITPARPWGLDIPNYFWFTGSSAAAFIVSSFAHVFGMKKFKPIAGFSLLVAFVLLVAAPLNLIDDLRQPGRLINFFLYGWENFGTSPMKWGVLLLAAYPILILAEALVLYRPFLVRRLQEANSGLSRAFFKAMTLGRTDLSEEALHKDERLGFILGAVGIPLALCVHGYTGYILGVVHSSPLWHTPLMPILFLASAMVSGTGLLLVLLPVAQRFFTATGRIDGEVMTALARLLGWSIIIDLVVRFFWLTFAVAFNSAERYRLMDFFSHHFHEIVWVEYVLCLLIPMVIAFSRLGRKLPWQVAIGLVAAAGVWLFRWNTVIGGQTIGKTTAGLLSYHPHLFGAGSVGAVVANWLLFVALLCAVLLVFPWDEEMDRHYGKELES, from the coding sequence ATGGATATGATGCAGACCGTCAATACCCTCGCGTCGATCACCCCGGCCCGGCCCTGGGGGCTCGATATTCCCAACTACTTCTGGTTCACCGGCAGCAGCGCCGCCGCCTTCATCGTGTCGAGCTTCGCTCACGTTTTCGGCATGAAGAAGTTCAAGCCCATTGCCGGTTTTTCCCTGCTGGTCGCCTTTGTGCTGCTGGTGGCGGCGCCGCTGAACCTCATCGATGATCTGCGCCAGCCCGGGCGCCTGATCAACTTTTTCCTCTACGGCTGGGAGAATTTCGGGACCTCGCCGATGAAATGGGGGGTGCTGCTGCTGGCGGCCTATCCCATCCTCATTCTGGCCGAGGCCCTGGTGCTCTACCGCCCCTTTCTGGTGCGGCGGCTCCAGGAGGCAAACAGCGGCCTGAGCCGTGCCTTTTTTAAGGCCATGACCCTGGGACGCACTGACCTGTCGGAGGAGGCCCTGCACAAGGATGAACGCTTAGGCTTCATCCTCGGTGCCGTTGGCATCCCGCTGGCCCTGTGCGTGCACGGCTACACCGGCTATATCCTCGGCGTCGTCCACTCCAGTCCTCTGTGGCACACGCCGCTGATGCCGATCCTGTTCCTCGCCTCGGCCATGGTCTCAGGCACCGGGCTGCTGCTGGTGCTGCTGCCGGTGGCCCAACGTTTCTTCACCGCGACGGGGCGAATCGACGGGGAAGTGATGACCGCCCTGGCTCGCCTGCTCGGCTGGTCCATCATCATCGACCTGGTGGTGCGCTTCTTCTGGCTGACATTCGCCGTCGCCTTCAACAGCGCTGAACGCTACCGGCTGATGGACTTTTTCAGCCATCACTTCCACGAGATCGTCTGGGTGGAATATGTCCTCTGTCTGTTGATCCCCATGGTCATCGCCTTTTCCCGCCTCGGCCGAAAACTGCCCTGGCAGGTCGCCATCGGCCTGGTGGCGGCGGCGGGCGTCTGGCTGTTCCGCTGGAACACGGTCATCGGCGGCCAGACCATCGGCAAGACGACGGCGGGGCTGCTCAGCTACCATCCCCACCTCTTCGGCGCCGGCAGTGTCGGGGCGGTGGTGGCCAACTGGCTGCTCTTTGTGGCCCTGCTCTGCGCTGTCCTGCTGGTTTTCCCCTGGGATGAAGAGATGGATCGTCATTACGGAAAGGAACTGGAGTCATGA
- a CDS encoding sensor histidine kinase, whose product MRRLTISRKTLLAMLGLAIPSLLLFTVLTLTATADILRGNSTRQIGELADHSVHSLQQLVGRSKTTLMTITATPGVHNYLRWRTEGKAAAWSEVLGRLEESFLDFQQLDPSIQAIRLLDEDGNVLVKVREGVVIPPQKNKGATQGPPLVESLKNRDFFQGTMVLQQGEVWISNMERGKVEGEEYWCPAMVRFSTPLFLPDGRRAGAIIINVWGDTAGSLINQLISPQEGAAFLVERNLDQPARNGIYLFHQDSTCQFGNQTGSDITAFQQFPAEITAAWMSEPQGVTFHPDTGDILAHRFYSPYDDPRHGWVVVVNASRDFFLAPLSTLKQRIFLSTAVVLLFTVVAAGFYARSLTRPLQAVIDGTHRLSQDLGHRIRIDSRDEVGFLADEINRMADTLQSNLEEQARIEQQICHTEKLASVGEMAAGLAHELNTPLGNIQALASLAGKELDSGNLDSVALRQDLADITDQTGKCSRIIGGLLSFARKQHPNLALQDINALLEEALGLVRIRREKGNIRIDYTPDSSFPYVRVDGHQIQQVFVNLLLNAFDAMPDGGTVHISCADEGQRLTVHIRDEGSGIPAENLRKIFDPFFTTKEVGKGTGLGLSVSYGIVRSQGGTIEVESTPGHGATFTVRLPKGMY is encoded by the coding sequence ATGAGAAGACTGACCATCAGCCGCAAGACCCTGCTGGCCATGCTCGGCCTGGCCATCCCTTCGCTCCTCCTGTTCACGGTGCTCACCCTCACCGCCACCGCCGATATTCTGCGCGGCAACAGCACCCGGCAGATCGGCGAGCTGGCCGATCATTCCGTCCACAGTCTGCAACAGCTGGTCGGGCGCTCCAAAACCACTCTCATGACGATCACCGCCACCCCGGGTGTCCACAACTATCTGCGCTGGCGCACCGAGGGGAAGGCGGCAGCCTGGTCCGAAGTTCTCGGCCGCCTGGAGGAGAGTTTCCTCGACTTTCAGCAGCTCGACCCCAGCATCCAGGCTATCCGCCTGCTCGATGAAGACGGAAACGTCCTGGTCAAGGTCCGTGAAGGCGTGGTCATCCCGCCGCAGAAGAACAAAGGCGCAACCCAAGGGCCGCCGTTGGTGGAATCACTCAAGAACCGGGATTTTTTCCAGGGAACCATGGTGCTGCAACAGGGAGAGGTCTGGATCTCCAACATGGAGCGCGGCAAGGTCGAGGGGGAAGAATACTGGTGTCCGGCCATGGTGCGCTTCTCGACGCCGTTGTTTTTGCCGGATGGCCGCCGCGCCGGCGCCATCATCATCAACGTCTGGGGGGACACAGCCGGCAGCCTCATCAACCAGCTGATCTCGCCGCAAGAGGGCGCCGCTTTTCTGGTCGAGCGCAATCTCGACCAGCCGGCGCGCAACGGCATCTACCTCTTTCATCAGGACAGCACCTGCCAATTTGGCAACCAGACCGGCAGCGACATCACGGCTTTCCAGCAATTTCCGGCCGAAATCACCGCCGCCTGGATGTCCGAACCACAAGGGGTGACCTTTCACCCCGACACGGGGGATATCCTCGCCCACCGCTTCTACTCCCCCTATGACGACCCTCGCCATGGCTGGGTGGTGGTGGTCAACGCCAGCCGCGATTTTTTTCTCGCCCCACTATCGACTCTGAAGCAGCGCATCTTCCTCTCCACCGCCGTGGTGCTGCTTTTCACTGTCGTGGCCGCCGGCTTCTACGCCCGTTCGCTCACCCGCCCCCTCCAGGCGGTCATCGACGGCACCCACCGCCTGAGCCAGGATCTGGGTCATCGCATCCGTATCGACAGCCGTGACGAGGTCGGTTTTCTCGCCGACGAAATCAACCGCATGGCCGACACCCTGCAGAGCAACCTGGAAGAACAGGCCCGTATCGAGCAGCAGATCTGCCATACGGAAAAACTCGCCTCGGTGGGAGAAATGGCTGCAGGCCTCGCCCATGAACTCAATACCCCTCTCGGCAATATCCAGGCGCTGGCCAGCCTGGCAGGCAAGGAGCTGGACAGCGGCAACCTGGACAGCGTCGCTCTACGCCAGGACCTGGCCGACATCACCGACCAGACTGGCAAGTGCAGCCGCATCATCGGCGGCCTGCTCAGCTTCGCCCGCAAACAGCATCCCAACCTGGCCTTGCAGGACATCAACGCATTGCTCGAAGAAGCGCTGGGCCTGGTGCGTATCCGTCGTGAGAAGGGGAATATCCGCATCGACTACACCCCCGATTCCAGCTTTCCCTACGTGCGGGTGGACGGCCACCAGATTCAGCAGGTTTTCGTCAATCTGCTGCTTAACGCCTTCGACGCCATGCCCGACGGCGGCACGGTGCACATCAGCTGCGCCGACGAAGGACAGCGGCTGACGGTACACATCCGCGACGAGGGGAGCGGCATCCCCGCCGAAAACCTGCGCAAGATTTTCGACCCCTTCTTCACCACCAAGGAAGTGGGCAAAGGCACGGGACTTGGCCTGTCGGTGAGCTACGGAATCGTACGGAGCCAGGGGGGGACCATCGAGGTGGAATCGACGCCGGGCCACGGGGCGACCTTCACCGTGCGACTGCCCAAGGGAATGTATTGA
- the dsrO gene encoding sulfate reduction electron transfer complex DsrMKJOP subunit DsrO yields MSNVRRIFVKRLGAVVAAAAATVATVSPARAFSTRNPGRDAKDPRYVGQEGKRWGMVIDLSKCIGCQACTAACKAENTIPDRVFRTWVPEYELGRYPRVRKAFLPQLCNHCEKPSCVSVCPTGATFARKDGVVVVDSKICWGCGYCLNACPYDKRYFNPLTQVADKCTYCAHRIDEGLLPACVESCVGGARIFGDLNDPKSEVSRLVSSAPSAVLNPASGTRPQTYYRNLAGELQAQPPGPPILDDLARKRDGLPAAEWTTKA; encoded by the coding sequence GTGTCCAATGTCAGAAGAATTTTCGTCAAGCGTCTCGGGGCGGTGGTGGCCGCGGCGGCTGCGACCGTGGCTACCGTCAGCCCGGCCCGGGCATTTTCCACCCGTAACCCGGGACGTGACGCCAAGGATCCCCGCTATGTCGGGCAGGAAGGCAAACGCTGGGGGATGGTCATCGACCTCTCCAAGTGCATCGGTTGTCAGGCCTGCACGGCGGCCTGCAAGGCGGAAAACACCATCCCCGATCGGGTCTTCCGCACCTGGGTGCCGGAATACGAGCTGGGACGCTACCCCAGGGTGCGCAAGGCTTTTCTGCCACAGCTCTGCAACCACTGCGAAAAACCCTCCTGCGTTTCGGTCTGCCCCACCGGCGCCACCTTTGCCCGTAAGGACGGTGTCGTCGTGGTCGACAGCAAAATCTGCTGGGGTTGCGGCTACTGTCTTAACGCCTGTCCTTACGACAAGCGCTATTTCAATCCCCTGACCCAGGTCGCCGACAAGTGCACCTACTGCGCCCACCGCATCGACGAAGGACTGCTTCCGGCCTGCGTCGAGTCCTGTGTCGGCGGCGCCCGCATCTTCGGTGATCTCAACGATCCTAAAAGCGAGGTGTCCCGTCTGGTCTCCAGCGCCCCGAGCGCGGTGCTCAATCCCGCCTCCGGCACGCGACCCCAGACCTACTACCGGAACCTGGCCGGCGAGTTGCAGGCGCAACCGCCGGGACCGCCGATCCTGGATGATCTGGCTCGCAAGCGCGACGGCCTGCCCGCCGCCGAATGGACGACCAAGGCTTAG